A window of Pyrus communis chromosome 3, drPyrComm1.1, whole genome shotgun sequence genomic DNA:
TATAAGGAGCACTCAGTGATATGGGGTGCTTTTCTTTGGGCTTGTAGAATTCTTGGAGATAGAGACTTGTTAAAACTTTCAGCAGAGAAGTACTTCAAATTGGAACCAGAGAATGCTGGGAAGTATGTGGTCTTGTCTAATGCTTATGCCACTTTTGGGTTGTGGGACTATGTTGCTAAGATTAGGGATATGATGAAGGAATCAGGGATAGTAAAGGAACCCGCTTATAGCAAAATAGAGGTTCAAAAGGAGGTCCATTTCTTTCTCAAGGCTGATACATATCACAAACATTCCGAAGAGATTTATGAAATGGTTAAATTGGTTGATTTCTCTCTAAAGGATTCAGCCTGTGCTCCTTGGTAAGGGGAATTCATGTTAAGGAAAGGAGCTATCTAAGAGCTTCATGATTGAGAGGTATTCTCAGTCTTGTCTGAAACACCAGTTGAATATGCAGTGATATACTCATGCAAAGTTATTTAAACGGTGTCATAAGTGAGAAATTTCATTTGTTAGGAGGCTGAAAAGCATGTAAGAGAGAGAATATTGTTTATATTCAGATTTCAGTACGTGTACCCCATGCATGACACTGATACATGAAACCGAGCGTCTTCTGACTCTTCTCCTTTAGGTTTTCGGTGCTTCACTGAATGGTATTGTACATTATCTATGTACTTGCAAGTTCGAAGTATCTGCATGGATTTTCTTTCGATGTAATGGTTTCTGATTTCTTTGTAAGCAGAGGGCTGATTGTTACAAATCTTTGCTTGAATGTTATATATCATTAATTAGTTCCTGCATATCATTCATTAATTCCTTTGTTTAACCTTTTGCCAGAAATGTTGCTATAATCAAATCGATCAAGGATACAAGATATGGATTGGATTCAATAGTGACACATGACGGGGTCAAGTTGCCATGCTGGCCTTTAGAAGATTTATCATCGTTCAAACAAAAGTTTACCCCTGAGGCATATGATAAGGTATATTAGCACCGTTATTTGATTAATAAGCATTTCATGTTTCAAATGATTATCTAGGTTACATCTTTTTGTCATGTATGATTCATATTATCTACTCATAACCAATATGCGGTGACAGCTAGATGTGATTGGCATCGATGAAGCTCAATTCTTTGAAGACCTGTATGATTTCTGCTCTGAAGCTGCTGATCATGATGGTAAAAAAGTGATAGTTGCCGGACTAGATGGTGACTATTTAAGGTAATTGTTCGATATCTCCACCAGTTGACGTTCTTGTGACTTTGCAATGACCAGTTTTCCTTGCCACTCGGAGATTGTTGTTCCCTTCTAATTCTAACTTTGATGGCAGGAGGAGCTTCGGTTCTGTGCTAGATATAATTCCCCTTGCTGACTCTGTAACCAAGTTAACTGCTCGATGCGAACTTTGTGGGAAACGTGCTTTCTTTACACTAAGAAAGACGGAGGAGTTGCAGACTGAACTCATTGGCGGGGCTGATGTCTACATGCCTGTCTGCCGGCAACACTACGTTGGTGGTCAAGTAGCCGTAGAAGCTGCCAGAGTTGTGCTGGAGTCTCAAGTTCAGTGCGCGTTGTAGGCATGGTAACCTTTTCCGGTTAGTAAGAAGTAGATGATGTATTTTAGAACCTCGTTACATGTCTTGTTGGAAATTTTACAGGAGTATGATTCTCTCCGCTCCTAATCTCTCTACCCTTTCCTCCCCTCCTATTTAAACGGTTACTGAGTATCAAGAATgtatatatttcttttcacCACCCATAGAATGCGCAAACACCATGAGAAAAAGTTTTATTATGGATTTGAAGATTTTTGCAAAACCGATCAAAACCATGGGTTGTAATTCAcaaattttgagaaaaaaatgcaATTTCTGAGTTTTTGTGAGATCTTTTGTAGATGATCGGAAAAAATTATTAGACATTTGGAACCGGTCATATTATGTCTTGAAAACCGTTCAAAATCGTGGGTTATAACTCAAAACTTTTGAGAAAAATGCAATTTTTGAGCTTTTATGATATATTTTGTAGATGATAATCAGAATTTTTTTTGGAACCGGTCTTATTATTTCTTGAGCAAAACCGATCGAAATCATGGGTTGTAAATCccaatttttgagtttttgtgagATTTGTTGTGGATggtaattgaaaaaaattattagcgATTTGGAACAGgtcttattatttcttaagCAAATGAAAATTGTGGGTTATAATTCAcaatttttgagaaaaatgcAATTTTCCAGTTTTATATGTTGATTTAAGGGGTCGTTCTTCTTCTTGAAACATTCAGTCCCGAAAGATGGTGTGTTTTATCACCGGCTAATTACCAATAAATGTCGGTCTCATGGCGCGCCAAAATGGTGGAGGCAGTGATACCGCATCACCACAAGGCAACAGGATATGACACCACGGTCGACGGAGGAGCCCCCGAGCCGAAGCCGGAAGGACAGTCAACGTCGACGATAATCTTTATGCGACGTTAACTTTACTTTTGAAGTGTACAGGCACCGATTTTGCTCGCTCCTTTCAGTTGGGGACGGATCAATTTCCCCCGTCACAGCAAATTTCAttcacaacaaacaaaaaagcatCAAAATTTAGAACAGAAAAGGGAAAATATTTACGGAAGATCGAAAAGCcctaaataaattgaaaaaaaatcgacCCAGATTTTGCCGATAAACCCTTAAAAAGGGGTTGGCTAATAGTTTTGCCATAGCATTTCACCCTTCCCGGGTGTTGGCTCACAGAGTCTCCTCTTGACTTGCGATTCACAGCACCAAGAATCAAATTTAGAATGTGCTGTGTGAAATACAAGTTTAAAAGTCACCCCGCCACTAAGCCAACCCGTGATGGTTAAATAACATAaccaaatttaatatatatgctGTGATGAATTACAAAAGCTTTACGTAGTTCCTACACTACAGTATCTCTTTTTGCAAACTTTCAAAATTGGTTTCAGAATTTTTTGGTAATCTCTTATGTGGAAAAGCACATGATGGTTTATAGGTTGTTGATGAAACAGATCGATTGCTAAGGGAGGCATACCAATCTTGGCTACCCGCTGTGCTTCAAATCACTCGCCCTAACGATGAACGTTTCCTTTCCTGTGCTCAAAATTTTGTACCTTCCCCATTCGGTTCCTTAAAAAACATAAGGAGATCGTAAGTTCCATGTCCATTTTCTATTCCTCTGTCAATTTATTTACTTGTTTCAGATCTTTGCCATGGCACAGAATTGAGCAATATTAGTCTCTCCGTagcataaataaattgaaaaacctGTGTATCatattttgataaatttttacaTTTTGATGTCTAAGGGGAACACTTTGCGAATCAAAGTACAAGCCATTACATTTAGTTGGGCTCCTGCAAAGTTTAGGAGCAGAGAAGTGCATCGTTTTCACATCCTCTGTGGAGTCGACTCATCGTCTATGCACCTTGTTGAACTCTTTTGATCATCTGCGTTTCAAGATTAAGGAGTATACAAGCCTTCAACGCCAATCTATACGAAGGTAAGTTCCTGgatatttaataaatttaaagggATAAGATTGTGAATATTTGATTAATTATGGCAGCAAGACATTGAAGTCATTCCGGAAAGGGGAGATTCAAGTACTCGTTTCATCTGATGCAATGACTTGTGGAATGGACGTTGAAGGGGTGAGGAATGTCATTAATTATGATATGCCTCCGTACGCAAAGACATTCATACACCGTGCAGGTCGGACAGGCAAGAGCAGGCCAAACTGGTCCTTGCTTCACGCTGTTGCGCAAAGAATAGGTATGTATTGTCTTGTTAATCTCCACTTCAACGTGCATTTCAGATCAAGGcccatgtttttcttttctctctcttatttttgTATTTCCTTGGTTCTTCTGTGTCCAATTGCAACTTAAAAGGGCCACTTGGTCAGCGTCAACTCGTTGTGAGCTTGTCATGTGAGGTAGATATTTGCTTTGAGTTTGGAACCAATTTATATATCAACTGAGGTCTATTCGAAAAAGGTGATTAATACTAACCTTGGTTTGGCCCATGCGAGTAATCAATTTCCCAATGAACGTAtgtactttacctttcttttagATGCATGCTTGAGCTCGAATACGCAAAATCATTCAAAGGACGACCTGCTCAGAGTTTGGCACTACTAGAAATTTGGCTATAAGCCACTCTTTTCATTCGGTGGCTATTGTCAAGTGTTGCCACTCATATTGGTGGCAAACCTGTATGGCCACTAAGCACCCACTAAACTAGAGAGTGTGGCCTATGTAGAGGACTCTATTGTTACAATAGCTACCAATATTACATTGGTGGGTATGTGAATAGTacaacatttttatattttataattatttctaaaTTTCAAAGCATGTCATTGTCTCTCTTATTAGTGGCTAG
This region includes:
- the LOC137729058 gene encoding thymidine kinase a-like translates to MLAISRMKAFISSAPHVFKTTPFALLSSASSSKSFSFSPPTLFQKPNIFLPKRSIFSPQKVRCLQMEAESHQRSGEIHVIVGPMFAGKTTTLLRKVQSERGNGRNVAIIKSIKDTRYGLDSIVTHDGVKLPCWPLEDLSSFKQKFTPEAYDKLDVIGIDEAQFFEDLYDFCSEAADHDGKKVIVAGLDGDYLRRSFGSVLDIIPLADSVTKLTARCELCGKRAFFTLRKTEELQTELIGGADVYMPVCRQHYVGGQVAVEAARVVLESQVQCAL